The DNA window aaatctacctgtgaaataccatgcctggaaaaaaattaccgtgacaaattatcctcaggataaaatatcacagaggaagaaataaaccgttacaTTTATACACGGATGAACACTTTCATGGATTAATAATAAACTTATTACAAGCCGTAAAACTTACTTTTGTTCGTTAATCAAGACGTCTCTGTAAACGTGATTGGCATGAGATATCATCATATATATCACATTAATGTAACTGCAGTAACTCGGTGTATATGTGCTTGAAACTTaactataattgttaaatttacaatttaaagataGGCAAAAGCACGATATcaacattcaaactcaaaagtcgaaaataaactgccAAACgtcatgattaaaaaaaagagaaataagaCAAACGATAGTGGtgcaaaaaaaacaagacaCAGAAAAAGTAAGACTGATGGACACGAAAAAGCACTAGTTATTTGAAGTCAAATAGTGTTGTTGACAAACAACtcctcaggaatagataatACAACTGTAGTCTTCTTTGTCGGACTTTATaagcaaatgtttttttattttatttgaatttgggTTATAAGAGAAATGTCTCTGGGTTCATGAACACGTACACAAACAATAATTGCTATTATGATAGGTTATTTGTAGCTACGGCTGTCGGTTATTCATTGTTTAATTGACACAAAAACAGAGGAGCAAGCTATCATGTGTGTTGTACATTTGTCTTATGTTTATAAAAGGTACTAAGAAAAACACTGCATTCTACATTCAATTATTCTCAATCTTAACTTTTAAATAGACGTTTAAGATTCATCCGAGTACTCGTGAGTACTCGAGTATCATGACCGACTACCCGAGTATTAAATGTCAGATCTTTTGACATCCCtagtatttattaaaaagaacttTCTTTCTTAGAATGAGAATTTTAGAAGACATTAATGGCATCATTCGTGTAATCGATTTACAATGTATGGGCTTGAAAAAGACGTAACAAACATCATTGCACTTTGACAGATTTATTAGTCTCTCTAAACAGACTTGTTATGcctttcaactttgtacttgtttggcattttaactattttgatctgctGATTATGCTGACTCTCGTCGTGGTATTCAGTGTTGCACCCTTCATGTGAATATGGCCAACCACAGAATTAAACGAGGACATTAAACCAGTAAAAAGTGTAGAAAATTTCAATGgagtataaaaaatatttatcgacaaaaagaaacaataaaatgGCAAAGGGAAAACAAGTTTACCAAACAATTCTATACAGACAGCTTAGTATGAGGCAACAtgaactaaattaaaaaaatcaccaaaggGATTTCAGAAGTTAAGTTAAAACTTCTTTAAtccttcaatttatttttagggTTCATTGTTTCAAAAACAAGTGAcacattacaaataaaaatacaaatgttaagGTTTAACATGTGAACTAAACAATGGAAAAATTTCTAATGTATTTCTATCTAAATTTTCATGTAAACGCTTTCCGATTATAACTCCATCACATATAAAAGACAATCAAACTCACAAATCGAAATCTGACAACGTGAGGGAAAAATGAAAAgagaaacagacaaacaatataatACATGTCATAACATGGACattcaggggcattacttaaataagtaacaattaaaattacctatacaagtaatgttgaaacgaggctattttaaatataacttatataagtaatttttcTGAATATCTGAATGTCCATTatacagattttactagctttaACAAATCTGGTTATCACAGtcatctggttatttttcccaTGAAATATAGCATTTCATCCTTCTgaaacactaattaactttcTGAGGCACTTTTCTTTCATACTGACGCTTCTAGGTCAAAGATTGGTCTCATGGGActatcaaattatcattttcctctaaaatcttgaagttagactgatataaatagataagtacttgtgaattaattaagacttcaagttatttataatttgtaaccaaAATCAACTACATATGTTCATTCAATAAGTGTTAttactaatttatttttaaatgtataaaatgacTTATTcaagtgatatttttttcattgtttttaaagtaaTACTCTATCTCTATACTCCTCTCAAATCTAATACATGATTGATTTGATGATATAAAATGATGTAAAAttcatgaaaactacatttagtctatgcttctattgaaatttaaaataactctattaagtaatttcattatttttaaaaacaaaaattacttatataagtaacttaaaaatattacatgtttaagtaacgcccctgactgATGGAAAtctaaacaataaacaacacgaaattACGGTATTACGAAAGcataagcagattctgctccacatgtggcacccgtcgttttGCTTATGTAATAACAAATCCGATGAAAAGTATAACTCGGTAGGTCACagtaccgaccgtgcaagggctgtatagctagtcaaggtcgttaaaaacttccatttgttgaaaaaaatgaagGGGTTTGATGTTACAACGCAAGTCACAtgtcatttgtgaaacggttattccataacggtcaaccaactcgtgatggcgtctataaaatttacaaagtgatgatttcaacttcttcattttgatatattggtttgatagcttccttgtgagcagcaaccctttattaagaaaataagaaaattatgataggaaatgcaggcacgggaatatcgtatcaattgagagatatctACACCGTGCTgcttgaatgttgctacttagaaattgaAAGTGCATAatttgaaagctgaaatcatctctttcgtcggtaagttttgttttaaccgaccctcattgtcaatttctagatataagtCAAGACATGATGCTGCCTAACTGTATTTGTAGTAACCTGtatctctagttcgattggATGGATgagttcaacatagtcaccacattatgaattatttagtgaaagaacatcatctatatagcggaaaatAGAGTTAAGAATATTGCTAACTTGTTATCTTTCtccctaagaagttcctgtaaaaagtcagcctcataataataaagaaacaagttgGCAAGAATAGGGGCATCATTTGTttccattggaataccgacagTCTGTGTAAAAACATGTCCCCCAAACGTAATAAATTTGttgtcaatcaataaatcaagcatcttgataatgtcagttacatagattttgtttgtttgacttAAAGTGATCATATACGTACAAAGTAGGCTTTATCccttcctaagacaagatacttgtatgaaacaaagcaataccaactctgtaaatttgtctttttgtttggAATTTGGAATACTTGGGTAAAGtatagaaaagtcaaatattttaaaactattacaagatgaaagagagttagattgtatgtactcttaaagatctttggaattttgaagtacatgtatcaatatCTGATTCACGGCACCTCAAGAATAGTccatttcacaataactttgaagtcCGTCTTTGACACCTTATATAATAGATGTTTTAGAAAGAGGTTTTTtcgagcacttggaagacccaacAATATGTCGCTGTCAtaaaggacacttatgtagtttaggtatccaatacagtgatggaagatccagttcttcgcCTTTGGTTGAATTCTCAAAGAAACATAGAACGGAACTATGATTTTTAaggattctttttttttaattgtcatcAGGTTTATGTTGAGTTTCTAAGTGAATAGCTAATTTGTATATCAATTAATAATGTTtaacacacaaaaacgatgttgttaATGGCTTTATCTGTTAgtacaacaacatatttgtcatgcagGTAGGAGAAGTGTTTTGCAATATTTTGGTCTTTGACGTAGCTAGGGCATTgatagacccattcagttttttaattctgatttgtatcaacgacctcaaTGCTttaatccattcggaaagagtgtctacgtcttcttTTTCCGTACTTAACCCCTTGTCTGGCCTAAACCTCGACTgaattcatcaaaatatttaagttgtatttccaatggATGGATTTAGGTTCACGATGATTCgaacctttcgataacacatttcgtagagaaATATTATTAACAATGTTGGGATCACCGGTAATAACTTGGGCAGTCGGATTATATgggaattgggaactagcacaagtgcaatcaggaggttaggacttgaagtcgtcaatatcgagatcctgcaaaacgtgtttgtaattgaaaatataaGTTGAAATAGGTTTTGTATGGGTATACGAAATGATTGGTACCGATTGGTCTTTGCAATacggaggtattttcgatttgtTTATGATGAATGATATCATCTCAGTTGACGCCACCAAGACCTTTGTTGGCATAGGAAAGATTAAGGAAAGATCTCTCCTCTTTTTATCGTACAAATGCGGACTGGCTTaaaaagtctgtgacttgcaaATTAAGATAACAATGccatatacgccagacgcgcgtttcgtctacaaaatactcataagtgacgcccgaatccaaaaaaagttaaaaaggccaaataaagtacgaagttgaagagcaattaGAACACAAATTctttaaagttttgccaaataaagcCTAggtaaatttattaataatcaAAACCGAAACATGTACAGCATAAAAGAATTCATATAAAAAGCAAATTAATACCGCTTTATTGTTGTTCTTCACCGCATAACTACACTGAGACCTTGTTTTATAGCATATATACATTTCACTAGTTTCAACACTGCATATATTGCTGTTGTTTTAAAGTACAGTACCAGGTGTACGGATAAAAGATTGGACCGAAAACAACGGACTTACTATGAACTGATCATTTATCCCGGATTTTCTGTTTTTACTTTATCGAAAATAAACAGCTTTACATGTAgaatcattattttgtacagtaGGCATGGCAGTGTGCAATAATATTTTCTCAGATTACCAGTTAagacatacaaaatatatagaGACACAAAAAAATCCTAACACCTTGATGATGCCTGCTTTACTGACCCGTTTGTAAAAATTGACGTTTTTACTGTTTCAGACGGGTTAAATCTGTAAGTTCCAAActcttttcttttgaaaattttcctATGGAACAATAAAAACACAAGAGGATTCACGAGGCTATTCAATGGCGCCAAGACGTACAGAAGTTGAAAAGTAACTCCAAATTCAATCCATTTCCACATCATCAATGATGTACCAACGCACACGGGTGTCCAGCAAACAATGTATGCTGTAAAAGTAAAGGAAAATGCATGTGTTTTGAATGAGGAAAGTAAAAAACTTAATAGAAGGGGATTAAATTGAAGAACTTGTCATTTACGTTAATACATAAATGTCAAAGGTCAACTACAAATTGATAATCCCAATCACTTCCAATATTTGTGCAATAGTGTTTTAAACGAGCTTCATTAACACCTTTCATAACTGTTAAtaattaaaacaacattttagaTTGATATATGTTGCTTACCGTTTTCCTGAAATGTTTCctaaatatttctatacatatttttattagaaTTTGTATATTTCTAGAATGGTTTTGTGACATCAGATTTGCAATGTTTATTGGATTTGCGATTGTCTAGTCGTTTTGCAAAATTGCTAACAGCTTTGTATACCTTTGTATAACTATATTGTTCTGACAAAATCTTTGTTTGTACAGTGATTCTTTTGAAGTGACTCTGtggttatgtaaaacaaaatactttgaacgacaaaattatttcatttactaaTATTACTTTTGCGTATGTATCTTgacatactatgaatgacaaaactattttattcaataatacgactttttctgttaagtctgtttttatgatatacatttgacgtgtaACTGTaattatgtatcccgtcatactctTCACCacactattattttatttattagtattacttttactgttaaataTACTTTACGTGACtctacatgtatgtatgccgtcatactttgaacgacaaaattatttttatgtctacctgtgcgaatttcaaacgcgcaattacaccagtactgaaaaccttctatcctttacgggtagactttacatatataaattaagtcgtataagaaaaacaaaataagtaccggtatgttaaatttgatgtatgcctttctgtgcttcttcgttacattggTGTTTTATAGTgaaattaagatgataacacattattgactgctgtacccctatttttgacatttttactctttgagtatatTTTGTTTGGTTCATTCGTCGGtgacaatataatggaatttgatgcgactgtcataaaagtgagaggtttagctagctataaaaccaggttcattcCACCagtttctacattagaaaatgcctgtaccaagtcaggaatatgacagttgttatccattcgtttgatgtgtttggacttttgctATTCCTTCTGCCTTTTATCTTGATTTTCAACTTATTGATAGTTGATTGGAATTTTAAGattggtatactactgtttacAATTATGAACCAGTATATATACATACCAGTTACGATGATCAGAAGTAATTTAATGGTCCGTATTCTTGCCTGAGTAATAAGTGGTTTCCTTGTACTTTGTTTTTGaccgtcgtttttacgtgaggAATCTACAAAAAGCAGTtcaattccattttaaacaataagtttatacactttttaaaatgttaaagtaAAACGACACACTgtgtttaaattcaaaacaaaataagtcattttaaaactttatgaaGGAATaataagtaatttttaattaattcttaATCGGCCATTCTTTCTTTGTGAAAAATGCtttatttgattaaatgttTGATTGTGATGTTTCCTTTACAAAAAGAACAGAATCATACAATTgctgatgaccttctgctgttgtctatggtcaggttgttgtctctttgacacattctttatttccattctcagttttaatTGAttcttaaaacacaaaaatcgtTTTAACCTGAAGTCAGCAGTCTTGTACTAAAAGCTCAAGACAGCATAATATATTATATCCTCTCTTAATTAAAGTACAAAGTAACTGttaatgataaaattgtaaaatgctgaaatatttgaaagaaaaaatgacAAAGCTCCGTGATTGCCCTTGAGTTATCGGTTTTGCTTATCGTTAACTGCAGTACGGCGATCTGGGATTActaacatctacgtcattttATATCTCTAGTGGAAGGTTATCTTATTTGAAATCATATCTCGCCTCCTTATGTTACATTGTTAGTCAATAAATGATTATGTCATATTGGTATTTCAATATATTGGAAGTATGCAGttttcacgttttttttttctttcttctttttaatattatcactattatataatttttgtca is part of the Mytilus trossulus isolate FHL-02 chromosome 13, PNRI_Mtr1.1.1.hap1, whole genome shotgun sequence genome and encodes:
- the LOC134695142 gene encoding mesotocin receptor-like, coding for MFPLYVSTFAIVTLTLDRVYVVLRPISSSGRGVKYRVSLIMTTWILAILLSIPYMACVRFNNGKCEHVFEKKVMLMFDISLILILPVLIIGACYTCIIVTICRRERNELLNESTKRSTYSSRKNDGQKQSTRKPLITQARIRTIKLLLIIVTAYIVCWTPVCVGTSLMMWKWIEFGVTFQLLYVLAPLNSLVNPLVFLLFHRKIFKRKEFGTYRFNPSETVKTSIFTNGSVKQASSRC